A DNA window from Pogona vitticeps strain Pit_001003342236 chromosome 2, PviZW2.1, whole genome shotgun sequence contains the following coding sequences:
- the LOC110090537 gene encoding methyltransferase-like 26 B isoform X1, with the protein MLVSPMAERNKESILEVLADYVDDTCSTFGLELGSGTGQHVVHFAQALPTVTWQPSEINPASQQSISAYIRATKVTNVREPLSIDVSQPWDQWGGLCQSCCDFIVIINLLHMTDQNLEGMFKGIGQLLKPGGICLAYGPFAINGIIIPESNVQLDKMLQTRNPEWGLKDVEELRQLANANALRLERMVRKQHRPTDHISENNETKQLETLPLSFAPALLYLWLLLFCLCPLNSGPLLPLQLEMPEFTKCLIFRRREM; encoded by the exons ATGTTGGTTTCTCCCATGGCTGAGCGGAACAAGGAATCCATCCTGGAAGTGTTGGCTGACTATGTGGATGATACATGCTCTACTTTTGGGCTGGAACTGGGATCTGGGACAGGACAGCATGTGGTGCACTTTGCCCAGGCTCTGCCGACTGTCACCTGGCAACCTTCGGAGATCAATCCAGCTTCCCAACAGAG catctCTGCTTACATCCGTGCCACCAAGGTGACCAACGTCCGAGAGCCCCTCTCCATAGATGTGTCCCAGCCGTGGGACCAGTGGGGCGGCCTGTGCCAAAGCTGTTGTGACTTCATTGTCATCATCAATTTGCTGCACATGACTGACCAAAACCTAGAG gggATGTTTAAAGGCATAGGACAACTGTTGAAGCCTGGGGGCATTTGCTTGGCCTATGGT CCCTTTGCCATTAATGGAATCATCATCCCAGAGAGCAATGTACAACTTGACAAAATGCTCCAGACCAG GAATCCCGAGTGGGGGCTAAAAGATGTGGAGGAGCTTCGGCAACTGGCAAACGCTAATGCTCTCCGGCTTGAACGCATGGTAAGAAAGCAGCACAGGCCAACTGATCATATTTCAGagaacaatgaaacaaaacagctgGAAACTCTACCACTCTCTTTTGCCCCAGCGCTGCTATATCTCTGGCTGCTTCTATTTTGCTTATGCCCACTTAACTCTgggcctcttcttcctcttcagctgGAGATGCCTGAATTCACCAAATGCCTGATCTTTCGGCGGAGGGAGATGTGA
- the MRPL12 gene encoding large ribosomal subunit protein bL12m, protein MPRAPSPRPPVPRMPEEAAARVSFLPPLEATAMAMLSTGRVGPALRLLLRHHQPRACAVRMLKATCSQQSEALASPPLDNVPKEYPPKIQQLVQDIASLTLLEISDLNELLKKTLRIQDMGFMPTAGMREPAQAAPVAEEEDFPKKQEKLIFTVKLTEIKAAEKVKVIKEVKNILQNVNLVQAKKLVETLPCEIKANVNKEQAETIKAALEAAGGTVVLE, encoded by the exons ATGCCTAGAGCGCCCTCTCCGCGCCCTCCGGTCCCTCGCATGCCGGAGGAAGCGGCTGCCCGCGTCTCCTTCCTGCCGCCACTTGAAGCGACCGCCATGGCCATGTTGTCGACGGGCCGGGTCGGTCCGGCTCTCCGCCTGCTTCTCCG GCACCATCAACCACGAGCCTGTGCTGTCAGGATGCTGAAGGCTACCTGTTCGCAGCAAAGTGAAGCCCTGGCATCtccccctctagacaacgtcccCAAAGAATACCCACCCAAGATTCAGCAGCTAGTGCAGGACATTGCTAGCTTGACCCTACTGGAGATCTCTGACCTCAATGAACTTTTGAAG AAAACCCTCAGAATCCAAGATATGGGATTCATGCCAACAGCTGGGATGAGGGAACCTGCACAGGCAGCACCTGTG GCAGAAGAGGAAGATTTTCCCAAGAAGCAAGAGAAATTAATTTTCACAGTGAAGCTAACTGAGATAAAGGCTGCAGAAAAAGTGAAAGTTATAAAGGAAGTGAAGAATATTCTTCAGAACGTAAACCTCGTCCAG GCAAAGAAACTGGTGGAAACTCTTCCTTGTGAGATCAAGGCTAATGTCAACAAAGAGCAAGCAGAGACCATAAAAGCAGCTctggaagcagcaggagggactGTGGTTCTAGAGTAA
- the LOC110090537 gene encoding methyltransferase-like 26 B isoform X2 produces MLVSPMAERNKESILEVLADYVDDTCSTFGLELGSGTGQHVVHFAQALPTVTWQPSEINPASQQSISAYIRATKVTNVREPLSIDVSQPWDQWGGLCQSCCDFIVIINLLHMTDQNLEGMFKGIGQLLKPGGICLAYGPFAINGIIIPESNVQLDKMLQTRNPEWGLKDVEELRQLANANALRLERMLEMPEFTKCLIFRRREM; encoded by the exons ATGTTGGTTTCTCCCATGGCTGAGCGGAACAAGGAATCCATCCTGGAAGTGTTGGCTGACTATGTGGATGATACATGCTCTACTTTTGGGCTGGAACTGGGATCTGGGACAGGACAGCATGTGGTGCACTTTGCCCAGGCTCTGCCGACTGTCACCTGGCAACCTTCGGAGATCAATCCAGCTTCCCAACAGAG catctCTGCTTACATCCGTGCCACCAAGGTGACCAACGTCCGAGAGCCCCTCTCCATAGATGTGTCCCAGCCGTGGGACCAGTGGGGCGGCCTGTGCCAAAGCTGTTGTGACTTCATTGTCATCATCAATTTGCTGCACATGACTGACCAAAACCTAGAG gggATGTTTAAAGGCATAGGACAACTGTTGAAGCCTGGGGGCATTTGCTTGGCCTATGGT CCCTTTGCCATTAATGGAATCATCATCCCAGAGAGCAATGTACAACTTGACAAAATGCTCCAGACCAG GAATCCCGAGTGGGGGCTAAAAGATGTGGAGGAGCTTCGGCAACTGGCAAACGCTAATGCTCTCCGGCTTGAACGCATG ctgGAGATGCCTGAATTCACCAAATGCCTGATCTTTCGGCGGAGGGAGATGTGA